The stretch of DNA GCTTGGTATGAAAGTTTCTGTGAAGTATTAGGTAAAACTGATCGTGACATTCCAGTAGCTGAATATGGGACGTACATCGGGACAGACGGACCTGAGATTTTTCATTTCCTCTTGGAAAAATCGGGCGTAAATATATCAATAGATGATTTAAGGGAAAAGGCTAGAGCGCTACATAAGACTAAATTAGGGACACCTGTAGCTCGAGAAGGAGTAGAAGATTTTCTTCAAGCTGCTAAAGAGCGACGGTTGAAAATTGGCTTGGCGTCAAGCTCGGACCGCAAGTGGGTTACACATTTTTTAGAGGAGCTTCAATTGTTACATTACTTCGATGTTATTCAAACGAAGGATGATGTGGAAAA from Sutcliffiella cohnii encodes:
- a CDS encoding HAD family hydrolase: MIKAIIFDFDGLIIDTEYAWYESFCEVLGKTDRDIPVAEYGTYIGTDGPEIFHFLLEKSGVNISIDDLREKARALHKTKLGTPVAREGVEDFLQAAKERRLKIGLASSSDRKWVTHFLEELQLLHYFDVIQTKDDVEKVKPDPALYNNVIQHFNILPSEAIAFEDSPNGTKAAIAAGLNCVIVPNRVTESSQFENHHFRINGMHKSSLGEIIEMIEGIV